CATATGACACATGTCCAGCGGTGATTGGCCAAGAAATGAAGCAATTTTGCCGCCTGACACACAGTTGCCCTACCTTTTTATGTGGTGCGTTTTCATTGGATGAAAAAAATTAACCCTATGTTAATTTAAAGggctattttcttaattaattagatttaaaaaaaaaattatactaatgtttatattttttcgagatctataaaatgagaccaaTTTTGATAcataatttcaaattatattaagtttgttcataaaaattttattattttttaatttgtgtatttattttctatgtgcgcattgtaatttttatttgaatttaatgaattttggtaattattattgatgtctacaaatttatatatatttaattaaataaaaaattatgttaattaaatttgtacatgaaaattaggaaaaaataaagataaatattagataaattaagaGAAAGAGAATATAGTAGAGTAGATAAAAAGTAAgaggttttaaaaaaaaagataaaaagtaaGAGAGTTAAGATGATGATCTTTTAAAAGAgatcattgttaataaaattaagttgaaAGATAAACTTTTAGAAgagcaaaaaattataaaataatatgatgACTTTTTTTGGGTCACCATTAAAAATGCTCTAACATGCTGCAACCAAACCAATACAAGGTGACacatagtttattttattgaattagaGTACATTTTTTTAGCTTAAAATATCCcttgtaaagaaaaaaaaaagtattattgATATTGAAAAAGTCACtcaaaatgtctcatttttattttggatgttacctttactaatttatttttactaaactTAGCTTTTTGACACCTTTACACCTATTAATCCCACTTTACCtccataaaaatttaaaaatattatacttttttctttcacatTTGATCccatttgaccacctaaaaaatggtgaaaagtcaaataagaTATATTGGATATATAGGAAGTAGTATTACTAAATATAGGGTATCTTGTGTCATGTGCTATGTTATACTTTatctttatataaatatatattttgatacTTCATCTAAATTAATTAGCTAACTTCCTACTACCCCAACTATTGACTACGTACCATGTTTACCATGTCTTTACTTCAAAAATACGACTAGCCTTCCAAACAATTCAAAAAGCTTGGTTTACTTTGTGGAAATAATTGGTGGGTGGAGGAGagtatgaatatattttatattttttaatattgtgtAACAAATTTAGAAATACTCAACTTTTACCCAATTTTTATGTACTAATTTAATCCtcaatatttcaaattatatataataaaaaatcataaaaattggaTGTTAATAATCTTTCAATTGAGAATCAAAcgagattccacttgactataatttaacctataaattaaatactaatcACAAACTAAGGATAATGAATAAATAGTGCAATATTTCTAATGTTGTGAGTAATTCGAAACGAAAAAAGTATACAGCAGTTTGCTAGAACTATTTGATTTTTAAGGTTTACCTGAATATCCTTTAAAAgctatgattaattttttaaagagGCTATGATACAAAATTCAAATAGATTTACgataattacaattttgctaCTTTAAATGTATTAATTACAATGGAACTGAAAATAAGTCGTTGAATAAATTTGAGTAAAATGACAAATTTACGATTTATTAAACCAAAAGATAAACTAGAAGAATGAcatcttaattattttatatatttgatatactatacttctatatttcagtttaatatacaatttttctttatttttatgtgCTAAAATTTTTAAGTTAGTCTAATAAttcaaaacttttatttttaaatttatgacaaaaattcaaatttcaccaccgataaaaaaacaaaaagtctCTAGCTTGACTAAAAGATCCTCAAAATCTCATGCCTATATACGAAAAATCTAATAGAATTAAACATGCTAGTATTAATCTTGAtcgattaaaataaataaaatatataatttaaaaaaattaaatgtaccAAAAAGGTCAACTTGATTTTGATGGGGCCAATAAGGCGGTGCCACATCACCCTCAAGGGACAAAAAATTAATGCTACAACAAAAGATTTTAAAGAATTGATTATAAAActattttcaataaaataatcaaaagttaggaaaagaaaaaaaggaaaaatatgtGGCTCAGAAATAAACGTAGAAGCTGACATGGCATCCAATTTGATTTTAAACGGATCAAAACCCCAAACCCTGAGAATGCCAAGTTGCAGCATcttttccttctttcttttttctctttctctctctaaatccTCTCTTCATAGTCATACTACACATCCATTACTTACTTTAAGAGAGGAATAAGGgtctgtttcttttttttttttttttttgggtaaaaaAAATGATGGATCCAGCATTTAAATTGTTTGGGAAGACTATACCAGTTGCTggtgataatgatgatgaatctCCTTGCTGTGATTCTGATGATGGGTCTAATTCTGATCAACAAGATGTTGATGATAATAAGGCATGgaatttttttggattttttcatGAATTAATCTGAGAAATTTTTACTACCCATGTTCTAGAACTGAGATTTGATTGGtgggtttattttattttttttgattaattatttttttaataaaaaaatggtTTTGATTTCTGTTGTTTGACTTATTAGTAAATTCTATTCATCAAGAATTTTgtttcttatattatttttaggaaatttgatttttacaGGGTAATTGgagtttagaaaattaatttttaatcatcaaTAGAATTAATTGTATGTCTAGTTTGAATTTGTCTATTTATAGGAGtttttccatattttttccCACCTTTTACTGAAAAAGgggaaaattttgattttatttttcaacatatgaatatttttttccatttagaTTATTActcatattataaattttgtaatCAAAAAATCATTTGTTCTTAGAAAAACTGTTATTTTTCTGCTTTCataattgtataatttttttttcattttttggttGATTGGAGGATGTTTACTCtgtattaaaaattgaatttatgcTTGATTTCCAGAATGTTCTTTATGTTGAAAGCATAATTACTTGTTTTATGATTGTTTTTTTAGTCCACTTATTAAAGGTTCTTCAATGTGAAAAAGctgaattttttaattaattatttcgtTAAAGAAAACTTGAATCTTTTGACATTGTCAATTTGTCcttaatttttacttttccaCAGAACATATCCTCCCAcctatctaattttttttttttttttttttctcgagAATTCTCAAGTCCTTAATTACATTAAGACCTAcattaagtaaaaaaatatgaataataaaagCTTACCTCAATTCCAGTTAAATCAATTTCATATCCAAAGTTCTCATGATTTATTTTCACCCATTTGATTTTATACAATTGATTTATAAGATTGCAGATGATTTTTATTGTCAAGAGTTAATCGGAAactaacctctttgttatcaccaACAAAGACAGGTTGTATAATCTGACTCCCTAAACTCTGCTTAGGTGAGAGTCGCTTAGAAGTTGATTTTATATAGTTTTAGTTGGAATTCTGTTGAGGGAATCTTtagtcgcgctctcctttatgggtatgagttgtcgccttccttccctcctcaaaccctgatcatagttttctttGGGCGGCATACATtggatatgatatgatgatgtGTTGGAATTTTATACTAAAAAGAAGGATTGACAGGAAGAACTTCCTGATTTTCGGGAATCAGCAGAAGAAACAATGGAGATTGATCAACCTTCTGATGAAGACTCCACAGATCCACCAACAGTGTCTAAAACTGATGACACCAAACAAGCACCTGATTCTGAGAAGGATTCTGAAGAAAAGGAATCAAATGATCAGAAAAATTCACATCAAAAAACACTTAAGAAACCAGACAAAATACTCCCATGTCCTAGATGCAATAGCATGGATACTAAATTCTGCTATTACAATAACTACAACATCAACCAACCGCGGCATTTCTGTAAGAGCTGCCAGAGGTACTGGACTGCAGGTGGTACTATGAGGAATGTTCCGGTAGGTGCAGGAAGGCGAAAGAACAAGAGTTCTGCATCCCGATACTGTCATATTACTGTGTCCGAGGCACTGCAAGCAGCTCGTCTTGATGTTCCTAATGGTGTTCATCACCCGGGTTTGAAAACCAATGGCACGGTTCTGACTTTTGGACCCGATAACTCCTTTTGTGAATTGATTTCCCCTGTGCTGAATGTTGGTGATAAGAAAGTTTTGAATGGCAGAAATGGGTACCAAAATATTGATCAGGTTGATGATAGATCGAGTGGATCGACTGTTACCACGACCTCAGTAGACGATAAGGCAAAAGCCGGAGTACAAGGGCAAATTAAGCATAACATGAATGGGTTTAGTAATCAAATGCCCTGTTTTCAATGGCCTTATATGTGGAACCCTGCAGTTCCTTTACCCCCATTTTGCCCTTCAGCATATCCTGCTATGCCTTTTTaccctcctcctcctcctcctccatATTGGAATGGCGCAATTCCATGGAACTATCCTTGGGTGCCTCCGGTCTCTCCTAATCCAAAAAGCCCGGTATCCAATCCAAACTCCCCGACTCTTGGGAAGCATACGAGGGATGGTGAAATGCTTAACCAAAGCGAGAATGAAAGGAGTTCGGGTACTCCAACTGTTCTAGTACCAAAGACATTGAGGATTGATGACCCAGATGAGGCTGCCAAGAGTTCTATATGGACTACACTTGGAATCAAGAAGGGTGATTCTTTAAGCAAAGGAGGTTTCTACAATAGCTTATCATCCAAAAAGGGTGAGGAGAAAGTCCATCAAATGGATGCTCCTCCTTCATTGAAGGCTAACCCTGCGGCTTTATGTAGGTCTATGAACTTTcaagaaagtgcctaaaacatgTATTTGGCACATAATCAAGTATGATATAGTGGCTCGGAAAATTTGCGTACGAGCCTATATAGATAAATTAGTACTCCTTCTGACCCTTAATTTGCTACACTACACCATAAACTACACCATAAAGATCTGACTCGATCTGCataatgtagcaaattcaaagcgACAAACCGACAGAGGAGGTGTCATTAACTAGGGATGAGGAAGCATgaagatattttctttttaggGTAGGGAAGGAGCAGAATGTATTTTATGCAGAGTGTATTTTATTACCCCTTTTTTGCCTTATCTTTTTTGTTTAAGATTTTCTTGTTTGTTGATCTTGTACATAACCTTTTTTGGAAGTGTTTTGAGGTATAAATAGTGATGGAGTGGCAGATAATTAGCTAGACTTAGCCCCCTTGTGACATATTCAATCTAATAATGGAAAATGCCTTCTCTTTTACTCTGTTTTTCCTTTTCAGGTTTATCTAAGTCCCACATCAAGACATTTACATTCTGAACATGATCTGTTGTGTCTTTTTTTACCTTAATTATGTCAGATACACACTTTTATGGTTCAgagaaaaaaaacacaataattcACAGACCCAGAATGTCATAATATGTGGTGCTAAGAATAGGAATGAATAGGATATAACAAATGTAGTAGTAGTAGTTATTACTACTTGGTCATTGTGATTTTGCCCCAACTTAAAATGACAAAGAGATTAAGCAATTATGTTCGGTGGATAAAATTATTATGACGGTCTTCGCAAGTGGGAAAAATTGAGAGGGATAAAATGACTAAATTAGATCTTTTTACTAATCAGGGCTTTGTTGATGGAAGAAAATCATATACTTCTAAGATGgttgaaaactaaaaaatttgaCAAGGCACATTCAGCAGTATAGAGgaatatttggtaaataactTTTTAGTTAGTTTTTGGTTTATAGTTGATCAAAGTGAAACAAATATTTGTAAACGACTTTTAAGACAATAGAAAAGTTGATTGTTAAAACAATGTCAAAAACTAATAAGAACATTTTGTTGGCtgtaattcattttttttgtgaTAAATAATTCATTATCAATAATTATTTCTTTGATAATCGATTTACACAATTAGCTTAATTTTTAGCTAATTAATTATCTAATATTTTTAGCTAGTTAAATTAGCTTGCAACTCTTGTTGCACTTCCAACTATCAATTGTCAAATAGTCTCATGTGATCCAAAGAAgataatgtaaaaaaaataatgaaaatctaAGAGATACAGGCAGCCAATAAGGATAGCAGGACGTACTTGAGGACTGTGAGTGACAGTTGTGAGAAAGAGGTTGAACACTCTGTCCATTACTGCCAAATCCAATGGGGATGTTAACTGCAAAGAAACTTTTTGCAGGTTTTTGATGGCTAAATGACAAACTTATGGTCCTACATTCTTGTAGTATTAACCAAACTACTCTCTTATCTGATTTCCGAATTCAGATTAAGTATAGAAACCAAGCCTATTCCACAAAAATTCATGTAAAAGTTTTTTTGAGTTAAAGTATTTAAGCTCAATGGAACAAAAGGAGTATTAATGTATTACATAGGATTTAAATAtgctttttttatcttttaaatttatacaaattcaaagaaacaaagaagTATGCTATAAAGATGGGTATTAGTATAGCTTAGTAATGGCCTTGCTTGACATAAATCTTGTTGATACACGACATAAGACATAAATCTGTGGGACACGAATATgtcagaaaataaaatttttgatatttcgTACAACATGAGATATAAAGTTTTTGGCCGCATGTCGTGCTTAAGCGGACTAGAAGTAGGTACAGGTCATGTCATGCCATGTCGTACATATGAGAGGTTCTCAAAGGACTATTAAATTATACTAGCTCATTGCAATTCACAAAGGCTATGATAGaaagatcaaaaattaaaattaaaatacataaaaaaaattttaaaaaaaaaatcttaaacaatATACATCCTTTATGGGTTGATATACAAattccaaataagaaaataagattattatagAACCAATAGATTCATAATGAATATGCGAAGCAAAGGACTAGAAAAAAAAGTGAGGCAATAACATAATACGCTGAAATAATAGTGGGTTGAGAAGGTGTACTGAATTATGTGACCCTGCTTGCTCATCAACTACAAAACACTCTGATATTTTGTGTAATACAAAACAAATACAGGCCACAAATTTTGCTTCTAAAATATTGTGTGTGGGTCCCAACCACATTACTTGTTCAATTAAATgctttcccttttcttttcctttctttccctttcttctttttctctttcctttttcttaatctttttattcaaGAAATGTGCCCTTTCTCTATCATGGATAATATACAAATGTCCACTCacctcttttattatttttttttttggtagagTTTGTTTGTctataatttgtaattttacttgaattaaTGTActtgatatttttaattatttataaataaaaaaagttgatttattgaaattatatatttagaTGAATATTTAACTATATTCTATACTAAAAAAGTCTAAAATTAAACTTGTAAATATAACTGAAAAGAAATGGAGGAAGAAGAGTATATATTTTAAGCTTGTGGAAGAAGGTTAAAGAAACTTCTACATGAAATATCTCCTTTAAGATAAATGgtaactatgattttttattttttttttcttataaaatgtaccgttttttcttttttttttatttctctttgtttgattttattttccttaaatctatcaacaaaaattatcatcatttttgcataatttgtaaaatttgaaGTTGTTAATTAGCAAAAATTTCTAGGCCAATAAATCAATAATAACATGcttatataaaatacttaaaaaaaaaagctcaTTATCGATCAGAAGTCTCTGATTTGTAATAGTGACCAATTAGTGACTAACACGATGGTAGTTGGTAAATAGTAATACCGATCCATTAATgaccaaaataaattttcagatTGTTTTATATAGTTTAGGTGCTAAATATATCAACAAAAAGTATCTATATTAGAGTGTGCTTTTTTTTGTGATAGAGTGCGTTGGATGTTGAATATGTAGAAAGTGTTTTATTACATAAGATTTTTAGAATTAAGAATCTCaagttttcattaatcaatacTTGAAATAAAAAACTTTCTAAGTATTTGTGCAtattactttttctttaatataattaatgtcGAAAATTGTAAcataattataactttaaaaattattatatatttttgcttTGCCTCTTAATAAGAAATTGATTACAAAAGATATATG
This Amaranthus tricolor cultivar Red isolate AtriRed21 chromosome 13, ASM2621246v1, whole genome shotgun sequence DNA region includes the following protein-coding sequences:
- the LOC130797559 gene encoding cyclic dof factor 3 isoform X1; translation: MMDPAFKLFGKTIPVAGDNDDESPCCDSDDGSNSDQQDVDDNKEELPDFRESAEETMEIDQPSDEDSTDPPTVSKTDDTKQAPDSEKDSEEKESNDQKNSHQKTLKKPDKILPCPRCNSMDTKFCYYNNYNINQPRHFCKSCQRYWTAGGTMRNVPVGAGRRKNKSSASRYCHITVSEALQAARLDVPNGVHHPGLKTNGTVLTFGPDNSFCELISPVLNVGDKKVLNGRNGYQNIDQVDDRSSGSTVTTTSVDDKAKAGVQGQIKHNMNGFSNQMPCFQWPYMWNPAVPLPPFCPSAYPAMPFYPPPPPPPYWNGAIPWNYPWVPPVSPNPKSPVSNPNSPTLGKHTRDGEMLNQSENERSSGTPTVLVPKTLRIDDPDEAAKSSIWTTLGIKKGDSLSKGGFYNSLSSKKGEEKVHQMDAPPSLKANPAALCRSMNFQESA
- the LOC130797559 gene encoding cyclic dof factor 3 isoform X2, which codes for MEIDQPSDEDSTDPPTVSKTDDTKQAPDSEKDSEEKESNDQKNSHQKTLKKPDKILPCPRCNSMDTKFCYYNNYNINQPRHFCKSCQRYWTAGGTMRNVPVGAGRRKNKSSASRYCHITVSEALQAARLDVPNGVHHPGLKTNGTVLTFGPDNSFCELISPVLNVGDKKVLNGRNGYQNIDQVDDRSSGSTVTTTSVDDKAKAGVQGQIKHNMNGFSNQMPCFQWPYMWNPAVPLPPFCPSAYPAMPFYPPPPPPPYWNGAIPWNYPWVPPVSPNPKSPVSNPNSPTLGKHTRDGEMLNQSENERSSGTPTVLVPKTLRIDDPDEAAKSSIWTTLGIKKGDSLSKGGFYNSLSSKKGEEKVHQMDAPPSLKANPAALCRSMNFQESA